Proteins encoded within one genomic window of Felis catus isolate Fca126 chromosome C1, F.catus_Fca126_mat1.0, whole genome shotgun sequence:
- the KIAA1522 gene encoding uncharacterized protein KIAA1522 homolog isoform X3: protein MSLCKRVGLPWGLPCSEVYLPCGSCCSARGSAKAESDKRLSVGSGQGPGSVVDEHQDNVFFPSGRPPHLEELHTQAQEGLRSLQHQEKQKLNKGGWDHGDTQSIQSSRMGPDEDSISFCSQTTSYTAESSTAEDALSIRSEMIQRKGSTFRPHDSFSKSSGKSGRRRRERRSTVLGLPQHVQKELGLRNEREAPGTPRPPGPRDAVRIPTVDGRPAGPASGTGARVSLQALEARAQAGAEAEAMLQRHIDRVYRDDTLVGRSTGARPPPVIRPMSLAVPGLTGGAGPPEPLSPAMSISPQATYLSKLIPHAVLPPTVDVVALGRCSLRTLSRCSLLSASPASVRSLGRFSSASSPRPRSRHPSSSSDTWSHSQSSETIVSDGSTLSSKGGSEGQPEGSLASSSAAPPPQAGSGRGSPSGGSTADASDTVSVRSSGQLSGRSVSLRKLKRPPPPPRRTYSLHQRGSAAPDGPLGLPPRPERKQQQQLPRPPTTGGAEGTGAAPCPSNSAGTWVPGLSPGGSRRPPRSPERTLSPSSGYSSQSGTPTLPPKGLTGAPASPGKAQPPKPERVTSLRSPGASVSSSLTSLCSSSSDPAPSDRSGTQMSTALGDRFAIPPHPKVPAPFSPPPSKSKSPKQAAPAPATPAVVPGPVSTADVSPEPPPTPQTSLTPPQESPSAPKDQSPPPSPPPSYHPPPPPTKKPEVVEAPSAPETAEEPLQDPNWPPPPPPAPEVQDLSMADFPPPEEAFFSVAGPEPAGPSGPPEPVRSLAASSFSVAVSSQSQLHGSPDPPPAPPAPPPAGSVSGLLAKLPRKEPVGCSKGSGVPREDAGAPLVTPSLLQMVRLRSVGAPAAAATPASGPSAPQKPLRRALSGRASPAPAPSSGLHAAVQLKASGLAASKDPASAQPNGPPEVEPRSPQSPASMASFIFSRGTKKLQLERPVSPETQADLQRNLVAELRNISEQWPPQAPKKPPKAPPPVARKPSVGVPPSTSPSFPRAESLTAPPTNGLHAEDRTKGELAENGSVMQLVGLEEQKLGPPGSDPQKELV from the exons GCTCTGCCAAGGCTGAGAGTGACAAACGTCTAAGTGTGGGGTCCGGCCAGGGGCCAGGGTCTGTAGTGGATGAGCACCAGGACAATGTCTTCTTCCCCAGTGGGCGACCGCCTCACCTCGAAGAGCTGCACACGCAGGCCCAGGAGGGGCTCCGTTCCCTCCAGCACCAAG aaaaacagaaactgaaTAAAGGTGGTTGGGACCATGGAGACACCCAGAGCATCCAG TCCTCCCGGATGGGGCCAGATGAAGACAGCATCTCTTTCTGCAGCCAGACCACATCCTACACGGCTGAGAGCTCCACAGCAGAGGACGCTCTCTCCATCCGCTCAGAGATGATCCAGCGCAAAG GGTCCACCTTCCGACCCCATGACTCATTTTCCAAATCGTCCGGGAAGTCGGGGCGGCGAAGGCGCGAGAGGCGGAGCACGGTGCTGGGACTGCCGCAGCACGTGCAGAAGGAACTCG GTCTGCGGAACGAGCGTGAGGCACCAGGTACCCCTCGGCCTCCTGGTCCTCGGGATGCCGTCCGCATCCCCACGGTGGATGGCCGTCCAGCGGGCCCGGCCTCAGGGACAGGGGCCCGGGTGTCCCTGCAGGCGCTGGAGGCACGGGCCCAGGCCGGTGCCGAGGCCGAGGCCATGCTGCAGCGCCACATCGACCGCGTCTACCGGGATGACACCCTCGTTGGGCGGTCCACAGGAGCCCGGCCCCCGCCAGTGATACGGCCCATGTCCTTAGCGGTGCCCGGACtgacaggaggggcagggcctccAGAACCCCTGAGCCCAGCCATGTCCATCTCGCCCCAGGCCACCTACTTGTCAAAACTGATTCCGCATGCTGTCTTGCCGCCCACGGTGGACGTGGTGGCCCTGGGCCGCTGCAGCCTGCGCACACTGAGCCGCTGCAGCCTGCTGTCGGCCAGCCCGGCCTCTGTCCGCTCGCTGGGCCGCTTCTCCTCGGCCTCCAGCCCGCGGCCCCGCAGCCGccatccttcctcctccagtGACACCTGGAGCCACTCTCAGTCCTCTGAGACCATTGTGTCTGATGGCTCTACCCTCTCCTCTAAGGGTGGCTCTGAGGGTCAGCCCGAGGGCTCTCTGGCTAGCAGTAGCgcggcaccccctccccaggcggGCAGTGGGAGGGGCTCTCCCAGTGGGGGCAGCACTGCCGATGCCTCCGACACTGTCAGCGTTCGGAGCAGTGGGCAGCTGTCCGGCCGGAGCGTGTCCCTCCGTAAGCTGAAGaggccccccccacctccccgccggACCTACTCACTCCATCAGCGGGGCTCAGCAGCACCCGACGGGCCCTTGGGGTTGCCGCCCAGGCCTGAGCGGAAGCAGCAGCAACAGCTGCCTCGGCCACCCACCACTGGTGGGGCAGAAGGGACGGGGGCAGCTCCGTGTCCCTCCAACTCagcaggcacctgggtgcctgGCTTGTCTCCAGGTGGCTCCCGGCGTCCCCCACGCTCCCCAGAACGGACGCTCTCACCCTCCAGTGGGTACTCGAGCCAAAGTGGTACTCCTACCCTCCCTCCTAAGGGTCTAACAGGGGCCCCTGCTTCCCCAGGCAAGGCCCAACCCCCTAAACCAGAACGTGTCACTTCCCTTCGTTCCCCTGGggcctctgtctcttcttccctcaCATCTCTATGTTCCTCATCCTCTGACCCAGCCCCCTCAGACCGGTCTGGTACACAGATGTCGACTGCCCTGGGTGACAGGTTTGCCATACCTCCTCACCCCAAGGTGCCCgcccctttctccccacccccttccaagTCCAAGAGTCCTAAACAAGCTGCCCCCGCTCCTGCCACCCCTGCTGTGGTCCCCGGGCCGGTCTCTACTGCTGATGTGAGTCCCGAGCCCCCACCAACTCCGCAGACCTCCCTGACCCCGCCACAGGAGTCACCCAGTGCCCCCAAAGACCAGTCACCCCCACCGTCCCCACCTCCATCTTAtcatcctccccccccacccactaaGAAGCCTGAGGTCGTTGAGGCCCCATCTGCCCCAGAGACTGCTGAGGAGCCCCTCCAAGACCCCAActggcccccacccccgcctcctgcACCGGAGGTGCAGGACCTTTCCATGGCTGACTTCCCCCCACCTGAGGAGGCCTTTTTCTCTGTGGCTGGCCCTGAGCCTGCAGGCCCTTCAGGCCCCCCAGAGCCTGTTAGGTCCCTGGCTGCTTCATCCTTCTCAGTTGCTGTCTCTTCCCAGAGCCAGCTTCACGGTTCCCCAGACCCTCCTCCGGCTCcaccagccccacctccagctgGTTCTGTCTCGGGGCTTTTGGCCAAGCTCCCACGGAAGGAACCGGTGGGCTGCAGCAAAGGCAGCGGGGTTCCCAGGGAGGATGCTGGCGCACCCCTGGTCACGCCCTCACTCCTGCAGATGGTTCGGCTGCGCTCTGTGGGCGCTCCTGCGGCTGCTGCAACCCCGGCCTCCGGGCCGTCAGCCCCCCAGAAGCCGCTACGAAGGGCCCTGTCAGGGCGGGCCAGCCCAGCGCCTGCCCCCTCCTCAGGGCTCCATGCTGCTGTCCAACTCAAGGCCTCCGGTCTGGCTGCCAGCAAGGACCCTGCGAGTGCCCAGCCCAATGGACCGCCTGAGGTGGAGCCACGGTCTCCCCAGTCCCCTGCCTCTATGGCCAGCTTCATATTCTCCAGGGGCACCAAGAAGCTGCAGCTGGAGAGGCCAGTGTCCCCTGAGACCCAGGCTGACCTCCAGCGGAATCTGGTGGCCGAACTTCGGAACATCTCAGAGCAGTGGCCACCCCAAGCCCCAAAGAAGCCACCTAAAGCTCCCCCACCCGTGGCTCGCAAGCCCTCTGTGGGGGTCCCGCCATCCACCTCGCCCAGCTTTCCTCGGGCTGAGTCCCTTACTGCTCCTCCCACcaacgggctccatgctgaagaCAGGACTAAGGGGGAGCTGGCGGAGAATGGAAGTGTCATGCAGCTGGTGGGCCTGGAGGAGCAGAAGCTGGGCCCACCTGGCTCAG ACCCACAGAAAGAGCTGGTCTGA
- the KIAA1522 gene encoding uncharacterized protein KIAA1522 homolog isoform X4 translates to MVVFLGRRLPVLLGLFKKKGSAKAESDKRLSVGSGQGPGSVVDEHQDNVFFPSGRPPHLEELHTQAQEGLRSLQHQEKQKLNKGGWDHGDTQSIQSSRMGPDEDSISFCSQTTSYTAESSTAEDALSIRSEMIQRKGSTFRPHDSFSKSSGKSGRRRRERRSTVLGLPQHVQKELGLRNEREAPGTPRPPGPRDAVRIPTVDGRPAGPASGTGARVSLQALEARAQAGAEAEAMLQRHIDRVYRDDTLVGRSTGARPPPVIRPMSLAVPGLTGGAGPPEPLSPAMSISPQATYLSKLIPHAVLPPTVDVVALGRCSLRTLSRCSLLSASPASVRSLGRFSSASSPRPRSRHPSSSSDTWSHSQSSETIVSDGSTLSSKGGSEGQPEGSLASSSAAPPPQAGSGRGSPSGGSTADASDTVSVRSSGQLSGRSVSLRKLKRPPPPPRRTYSLHQRGSAAPDGPLGLPPRPERKQQQQLPRPPTTGGAEGTGAAPCPSNSAGTWVPGLSPGGSRRPPRSPERTLSPSSGYSSQSGTPTLPPKGLTGAPASPGKAQPPKPERVTSLRSPGASVSSSLTSLCSSSSDPAPSDRSGTQMSTALGDRFAIPPHPKVPAPFSPPPSKSKSPKQAAPAPATPAVVPGPVSTADVSPEPPPTPQTSLTPPQESPSAPKDQSPPPSPPPSYHPPPPPTKKPEVVEAPSAPETAEEPLQDPNWPPPPPPAPEVQDLSMADFPPPEEAFFSVAGPEPAGPSGPPEPVRSLAASSFSVAVSSQSQLHGSPDPPPAPPAPPPAGSVSGLLAKLPRKEPVGCSKGSGVPREDAGAPLVTPSLLQMVRLRSVGAPAAAATPASGPSAPQKPLRRALSGRASPAPAPSSGLHAAVQLKASGLAASKDPASAQPNGPPEVEPRSPQSPASMASFIFSRGTKKLQLERPVSPETQADLQRNLVAELRNISEQWPPQAPKKPPKAPPPVARKPSVGVPPSTSPSFPRAESLTAPPTNGLHAEDRTKGELAENGSVMQLVGLEEQKLGPPGSDPQKELV, encoded by the exons ATGGTGGTGTTCCTGGGCCGCCGCCTTCCGGTGCTCCTCGGGCTCTTTAAGAAGAAGG GCTCTGCCAAGGCTGAGAGTGACAAACGTCTAAGTGTGGGGTCCGGCCAGGGGCCAGGGTCTGTAGTGGATGAGCACCAGGACAATGTCTTCTTCCCCAGTGGGCGACCGCCTCACCTCGAAGAGCTGCACACGCAGGCCCAGGAGGGGCTCCGTTCCCTCCAGCACCAAG aaaaacagaaactgaaTAAAGGTGGTTGGGACCATGGAGACACCCAGAGCATCCAG TCCTCCCGGATGGGGCCAGATGAAGACAGCATCTCTTTCTGCAGCCAGACCACATCCTACACGGCTGAGAGCTCCACAGCAGAGGACGCTCTCTCCATCCGCTCAGAGATGATCCAGCGCAAAG GGTCCACCTTCCGACCCCATGACTCATTTTCCAAATCGTCCGGGAAGTCGGGGCGGCGAAGGCGCGAGAGGCGGAGCACGGTGCTGGGACTGCCGCAGCACGTGCAGAAGGAACTCG GTCTGCGGAACGAGCGTGAGGCACCAGGTACCCCTCGGCCTCCTGGTCCTCGGGATGCCGTCCGCATCCCCACGGTGGATGGCCGTCCAGCGGGCCCGGCCTCAGGGACAGGGGCCCGGGTGTCCCTGCAGGCGCTGGAGGCACGGGCCCAGGCCGGTGCCGAGGCCGAGGCCATGCTGCAGCGCCACATCGACCGCGTCTACCGGGATGACACCCTCGTTGGGCGGTCCACAGGAGCCCGGCCCCCGCCAGTGATACGGCCCATGTCCTTAGCGGTGCCCGGACtgacaggaggggcagggcctccAGAACCCCTGAGCCCAGCCATGTCCATCTCGCCCCAGGCCACCTACTTGTCAAAACTGATTCCGCATGCTGTCTTGCCGCCCACGGTGGACGTGGTGGCCCTGGGCCGCTGCAGCCTGCGCACACTGAGCCGCTGCAGCCTGCTGTCGGCCAGCCCGGCCTCTGTCCGCTCGCTGGGCCGCTTCTCCTCGGCCTCCAGCCCGCGGCCCCGCAGCCGccatccttcctcctccagtGACACCTGGAGCCACTCTCAGTCCTCTGAGACCATTGTGTCTGATGGCTCTACCCTCTCCTCTAAGGGTGGCTCTGAGGGTCAGCCCGAGGGCTCTCTGGCTAGCAGTAGCgcggcaccccctccccaggcggGCAGTGGGAGGGGCTCTCCCAGTGGGGGCAGCACTGCCGATGCCTCCGACACTGTCAGCGTTCGGAGCAGTGGGCAGCTGTCCGGCCGGAGCGTGTCCCTCCGTAAGCTGAAGaggccccccccacctccccgccggACCTACTCACTCCATCAGCGGGGCTCAGCAGCACCCGACGGGCCCTTGGGGTTGCCGCCCAGGCCTGAGCGGAAGCAGCAGCAACAGCTGCCTCGGCCACCCACCACTGGTGGGGCAGAAGGGACGGGGGCAGCTCCGTGTCCCTCCAACTCagcaggcacctgggtgcctgGCTTGTCTCCAGGTGGCTCCCGGCGTCCCCCACGCTCCCCAGAACGGACGCTCTCACCCTCCAGTGGGTACTCGAGCCAAAGTGGTACTCCTACCCTCCCTCCTAAGGGTCTAACAGGGGCCCCTGCTTCCCCAGGCAAGGCCCAACCCCCTAAACCAGAACGTGTCACTTCCCTTCGTTCCCCTGGggcctctgtctcttcttccctcaCATCTCTATGTTCCTCATCCTCTGACCCAGCCCCCTCAGACCGGTCTGGTACACAGATGTCGACTGCCCTGGGTGACAGGTTTGCCATACCTCCTCACCCCAAGGTGCCCgcccctttctccccacccccttccaagTCCAAGAGTCCTAAACAAGCTGCCCCCGCTCCTGCCACCCCTGCTGTGGTCCCCGGGCCGGTCTCTACTGCTGATGTGAGTCCCGAGCCCCCACCAACTCCGCAGACCTCCCTGACCCCGCCACAGGAGTCACCCAGTGCCCCCAAAGACCAGTCACCCCCACCGTCCCCACCTCCATCTTAtcatcctccccccccacccactaaGAAGCCTGAGGTCGTTGAGGCCCCATCTGCCCCAGAGACTGCTGAGGAGCCCCTCCAAGACCCCAActggcccccacccccgcctcctgcACCGGAGGTGCAGGACCTTTCCATGGCTGACTTCCCCCCACCTGAGGAGGCCTTTTTCTCTGTGGCTGGCCCTGAGCCTGCAGGCCCTTCAGGCCCCCCAGAGCCTGTTAGGTCCCTGGCTGCTTCATCCTTCTCAGTTGCTGTCTCTTCCCAGAGCCAGCTTCACGGTTCCCCAGACCCTCCTCCGGCTCcaccagccccacctccagctgGTTCTGTCTCGGGGCTTTTGGCCAAGCTCCCACGGAAGGAACCGGTGGGCTGCAGCAAAGGCAGCGGGGTTCCCAGGGAGGATGCTGGCGCACCCCTGGTCACGCCCTCACTCCTGCAGATGGTTCGGCTGCGCTCTGTGGGCGCTCCTGCGGCTGCTGCAACCCCGGCCTCCGGGCCGTCAGCCCCCCAGAAGCCGCTACGAAGGGCCCTGTCAGGGCGGGCCAGCCCAGCGCCTGCCCCCTCCTCAGGGCTCCATGCTGCTGTCCAACTCAAGGCCTCCGGTCTGGCTGCCAGCAAGGACCCTGCGAGTGCCCAGCCCAATGGACCGCCTGAGGTGGAGCCACGGTCTCCCCAGTCCCCTGCCTCTATGGCCAGCTTCATATTCTCCAGGGGCACCAAGAAGCTGCAGCTGGAGAGGCCAGTGTCCCCTGAGACCCAGGCTGACCTCCAGCGGAATCTGGTGGCCGAACTTCGGAACATCTCAGAGCAGTGGCCACCCCAAGCCCCAAAGAAGCCACCTAAAGCTCCCCCACCCGTGGCTCGCAAGCCCTCTGTGGGGGTCCCGCCATCCACCTCGCCCAGCTTTCCTCGGGCTGAGTCCCTTACTGCTCCTCCCACcaacgggctccatgctgaagaCAGGACTAAGGGGGAGCTGGCGGAGAATGGAAGTGTCATGCAGCTGGTGGGCCTGGAGGAGCAGAAGCTGGGCCCACCTGGCTCAG ACCCACAGAAAGAGCTGGTCTGA
- the KIAA1522 gene encoding uncharacterized protein KIAA1522 homolog isoform X5 — MSRQQRSSAKAESDKRLSVGSGQGPGSVVDEHQDNVFFPSGRPPHLEELHTQAQEGLRSLQHQEKQKLNKGGWDHGDTQSIQSSRMGPDEDSISFCSQTTSYTAESSTAEDALSIRSEMIQRKGSTFRPHDSFSKSSGKSGRRRRERRSTVLGLPQHVQKELGLRNEREAPGTPRPPGPRDAVRIPTVDGRPAGPASGTGARVSLQALEARAQAGAEAEAMLQRHIDRVYRDDTLVGRSTGARPPPVIRPMSLAVPGLTGGAGPPEPLSPAMSISPQATYLSKLIPHAVLPPTVDVVALGRCSLRTLSRCSLLSASPASVRSLGRFSSASSPRPRSRHPSSSSDTWSHSQSSETIVSDGSTLSSKGGSEGQPEGSLASSSAAPPPQAGSGRGSPSGGSTADASDTVSVRSSGQLSGRSVSLRKLKRPPPPPRRTYSLHQRGSAAPDGPLGLPPRPERKQQQQLPRPPTTGGAEGTGAAPCPSNSAGTWVPGLSPGGSRRPPRSPERTLSPSSGYSSQSGTPTLPPKGLTGAPASPGKAQPPKPERVTSLRSPGASVSSSLTSLCSSSSDPAPSDRSGTQMSTALGDRFAIPPHPKVPAPFSPPPSKSKSPKQAAPAPATPAVVPGPVSTADVSPEPPPTPQTSLTPPQESPSAPKDQSPPPSPPPSYHPPPPPTKKPEVVEAPSAPETAEEPLQDPNWPPPPPPAPEVQDLSMADFPPPEEAFFSVAGPEPAGPSGPPEPVRSLAASSFSVAVSSQSQLHGSPDPPPAPPAPPPAGSVSGLLAKLPRKEPVGCSKGSGVPREDAGAPLVTPSLLQMVRLRSVGAPAAAATPASGPSAPQKPLRRALSGRASPAPAPSSGLHAAVQLKASGLAASKDPASAQPNGPPEVEPRSPQSPASMASFIFSRGTKKLQLERPVSPETQADLQRNLVAELRNISEQWPPQAPKKPPKAPPPVARKPSVGVPPSTSPSFPRAESLTAPPTNGLHAEDRTKGELAENGSVMQLVGLEEQKLGPPGSDPQKELV, encoded by the exons ATGTCAAGACAACAGAGAA GCTCTGCCAAGGCTGAGAGTGACAAACGTCTAAGTGTGGGGTCCGGCCAGGGGCCAGGGTCTGTAGTGGATGAGCACCAGGACAATGTCTTCTTCCCCAGTGGGCGACCGCCTCACCTCGAAGAGCTGCACACGCAGGCCCAGGAGGGGCTCCGTTCCCTCCAGCACCAAG aaaaacagaaactgaaTAAAGGTGGTTGGGACCATGGAGACACCCAGAGCATCCAG TCCTCCCGGATGGGGCCAGATGAAGACAGCATCTCTTTCTGCAGCCAGACCACATCCTACACGGCTGAGAGCTCCACAGCAGAGGACGCTCTCTCCATCCGCTCAGAGATGATCCAGCGCAAAG GGTCCACCTTCCGACCCCATGACTCATTTTCCAAATCGTCCGGGAAGTCGGGGCGGCGAAGGCGCGAGAGGCGGAGCACGGTGCTGGGACTGCCGCAGCACGTGCAGAAGGAACTCG GTCTGCGGAACGAGCGTGAGGCACCAGGTACCCCTCGGCCTCCTGGTCCTCGGGATGCCGTCCGCATCCCCACGGTGGATGGCCGTCCAGCGGGCCCGGCCTCAGGGACAGGGGCCCGGGTGTCCCTGCAGGCGCTGGAGGCACGGGCCCAGGCCGGTGCCGAGGCCGAGGCCATGCTGCAGCGCCACATCGACCGCGTCTACCGGGATGACACCCTCGTTGGGCGGTCCACAGGAGCCCGGCCCCCGCCAGTGATACGGCCCATGTCCTTAGCGGTGCCCGGACtgacaggaggggcagggcctccAGAACCCCTGAGCCCAGCCATGTCCATCTCGCCCCAGGCCACCTACTTGTCAAAACTGATTCCGCATGCTGTCTTGCCGCCCACGGTGGACGTGGTGGCCCTGGGCCGCTGCAGCCTGCGCACACTGAGCCGCTGCAGCCTGCTGTCGGCCAGCCCGGCCTCTGTCCGCTCGCTGGGCCGCTTCTCCTCGGCCTCCAGCCCGCGGCCCCGCAGCCGccatccttcctcctccagtGACACCTGGAGCCACTCTCAGTCCTCTGAGACCATTGTGTCTGATGGCTCTACCCTCTCCTCTAAGGGTGGCTCTGAGGGTCAGCCCGAGGGCTCTCTGGCTAGCAGTAGCgcggcaccccctccccaggcggGCAGTGGGAGGGGCTCTCCCAGTGGGGGCAGCACTGCCGATGCCTCCGACACTGTCAGCGTTCGGAGCAGTGGGCAGCTGTCCGGCCGGAGCGTGTCCCTCCGTAAGCTGAAGaggccccccccacctccccgccggACCTACTCACTCCATCAGCGGGGCTCAGCAGCACCCGACGGGCCCTTGGGGTTGCCGCCCAGGCCTGAGCGGAAGCAGCAGCAACAGCTGCCTCGGCCACCCACCACTGGTGGGGCAGAAGGGACGGGGGCAGCTCCGTGTCCCTCCAACTCagcaggcacctgggtgcctgGCTTGTCTCCAGGTGGCTCCCGGCGTCCCCCACGCTCCCCAGAACGGACGCTCTCACCCTCCAGTGGGTACTCGAGCCAAAGTGGTACTCCTACCCTCCCTCCTAAGGGTCTAACAGGGGCCCCTGCTTCCCCAGGCAAGGCCCAACCCCCTAAACCAGAACGTGTCACTTCCCTTCGTTCCCCTGGggcctctgtctcttcttccctcaCATCTCTATGTTCCTCATCCTCTGACCCAGCCCCCTCAGACCGGTCTGGTACACAGATGTCGACTGCCCTGGGTGACAGGTTTGCCATACCTCCTCACCCCAAGGTGCCCgcccctttctccccacccccttccaagTCCAAGAGTCCTAAACAAGCTGCCCCCGCTCCTGCCACCCCTGCTGTGGTCCCCGGGCCGGTCTCTACTGCTGATGTGAGTCCCGAGCCCCCACCAACTCCGCAGACCTCCCTGACCCCGCCACAGGAGTCACCCAGTGCCCCCAAAGACCAGTCACCCCCACCGTCCCCACCTCCATCTTAtcatcctccccccccacccactaaGAAGCCTGAGGTCGTTGAGGCCCCATCTGCCCCAGAGACTGCTGAGGAGCCCCTCCAAGACCCCAActggcccccacccccgcctcctgcACCGGAGGTGCAGGACCTTTCCATGGCTGACTTCCCCCCACCTGAGGAGGCCTTTTTCTCTGTGGCTGGCCCTGAGCCTGCAGGCCCTTCAGGCCCCCCAGAGCCTGTTAGGTCCCTGGCTGCTTCATCCTTCTCAGTTGCTGTCTCTTCCCAGAGCCAGCTTCACGGTTCCCCAGACCCTCCTCCGGCTCcaccagccccacctccagctgGTTCTGTCTCGGGGCTTTTGGCCAAGCTCCCACGGAAGGAACCGGTGGGCTGCAGCAAAGGCAGCGGGGTTCCCAGGGAGGATGCTGGCGCACCCCTGGTCACGCCCTCACTCCTGCAGATGGTTCGGCTGCGCTCTGTGGGCGCTCCTGCGGCTGCTGCAACCCCGGCCTCCGGGCCGTCAGCCCCCCAGAAGCCGCTACGAAGGGCCCTGTCAGGGCGGGCCAGCCCAGCGCCTGCCCCCTCCTCAGGGCTCCATGCTGCTGTCCAACTCAAGGCCTCCGGTCTGGCTGCCAGCAAGGACCCTGCGAGTGCCCAGCCCAATGGACCGCCTGAGGTGGAGCCACGGTCTCCCCAGTCCCCTGCCTCTATGGCCAGCTTCATATTCTCCAGGGGCACCAAGAAGCTGCAGCTGGAGAGGCCAGTGTCCCCTGAGACCCAGGCTGACCTCCAGCGGAATCTGGTGGCCGAACTTCGGAACATCTCAGAGCAGTGGCCACCCCAAGCCCCAAAGAAGCCACCTAAAGCTCCCCCACCCGTGGCTCGCAAGCCCTCTGTGGGGGTCCCGCCATCCACCTCGCCCAGCTTTCCTCGGGCTGAGTCCCTTACTGCTCCTCCCACcaacgggctccatgctgaagaCAGGACTAAGGGGGAGCTGGCGGAGAATGGAAGTGTCATGCAGCTGGTGGGCCTGGAGGAGCAGAAGCTGGGCCCACCTGGCTCAG ACCCACAGAAAGAGCTGGTCTGA